One Dioscorea cayenensis subsp. rotundata cultivar TDr96_F1 chromosome 19, TDr96_F1_v2_PseudoChromosome.rev07_lg8_w22 25.fasta, whole genome shotgun sequence genomic window, AAATAAGGCCGAACAACACTTACAAAAATTAATGCTACAATAACCTTACTCCATACTTAGAGTTTGGTCACTACTAGGCTTCTAACAGATACAACTCTATCtatacatataaacattccATCTTCacttttaaaacaatttattaaacaCCACAAAAATATAAGAGCAAGTCCAAGGAcaaatcaaacattaatataCATCTTCCATGAAGACATAAAAATGACACCCTAGTTACATCTCCTCTAACTTGGCATCACATCTACAACATCCCACAAATTGCTAGAGTGAACCTCACAAGTACTTCAATATTGCTAAAACAATTCATTACTTACCTCAATTGCTAAAATATGGATCTTGCTCACTTAAGGAATGCTTGTCCATCTAAGTAAACTTCAGTATTACCACAACCACATTGATCATGCaatcacatatatttttatattaacacATGAACatattgatgagtgcattttgtatagatattttatataccctattaTGTGTTTCACTTGTCTTTTTAGCATGATTTTGTTATAAACCGATGCGACTTGAGATGTGTTTGTTAAATGTTGCAGATAATTGGGGTTTGGACCAAAAGTAACAAAAAGAGACCAATTTTGATGTAAAACAATATTGGAATACAAGTTTCATGACAAGCAGGGTTTGAAGTACACCCATGCTTGGAAGCATAGGTGTGCTGAACCCCCGTGCATTTTACTGGAGCCTACACAGAACTGAAAAGCACGGTTACGCTACCCTTAGCACCATCATGATTAGGGAGCACGGTTAGTAAGCACAAGCGTGCTTACCCTCGTGCATTTTACTAGAAATCTCATGAGAATATTAGCATGGTCACTGGCAgtaagcacgggcgtgcttatcCCCGTGTGATTTACTAGTTTTGCACTAAAACTAATTCCCAGGATCTGGAGCCAAGCACGGTCATTAGCAAGCCCATTAGCATGGGTGTGCTTACATCGAGACAAGGTTATTTAAGCCCTAAATTTAGATTTCAACAgaatcttcttctctctttcttgagGAGCGAGTTAGGGCAGCCGTTGGCATCGTTTATGGTTGGATCTGGAGTGGAGACAAGCGTAGAAAAGGATGACCATCGGCAACAACCATTGTCAAGCCTTCTCCGAtgtgattgtgaagcaagaatgGGAGTTTAATGGACAATTTCCATTTCTCTTATTGATTTCCTATGATTGTTTGTAAGACTATAAGGGGCTAACCATCTTTTGGGGCCCCGAattatgaaccttgacttctaatgctttgattttagtgatattgattcttaAGTTTTTTTGTGGTGTCCCTTTTGTTCATATTGCATATATTTCTATGTCTTGATTGCCTTGATGCATGTGTGTTGCTAGCCTAATGAGAGAATTGCCGATAGCTGcgtgagcattgatttttcgtttCTATTTCCCCCGTTGTTTGCCGTTGCATTTTAAGTTGCTAGTTAACCCTAGATTGACTTGCTGTCTAGAGGGTAATCTCTACTCGTCTAactagggcacacattagggaaggggttgagtccaCTCCGAGCCTTGGGTGAAGACGTACGTTATCAAACCCTCCATGAGTGTTTATCAAAAtccaagaagaaactcttgaatcATTGCCTAGTTATCGCATTTGTCAAGGGGATAAATCCGGGCCACTGTCCTTTCCACTGCTATCTCTTTAACTCAAAATCCtatctcttcttccttctctattcttttctcctttaGTAGATTAATTAATTCCAACCAATCTTTGAGTCGGCTAGATATTAGGAAAAGAATAAGTATCGAGAGATATAccagtccctgtggattcgactacccgatcctattgggtacactttaaTACTTatacgacccgtgcacttgcggatacgCATGGCGCGTATCACATATGCATGCCAAGAAATTCACTCaatctttctttcaaaatttcaaaaatatttccaaAGTTCACACCTTTCGTAAAGTCACCTAAGCAAACCTACAAGTGTCCAGATTTATACATGCACTCCAAGTAACCTCAAATTCCTAAACAATGAGCCATTACTCTCAACTCACCAACATCCACTTCTTAAATATCAATTTacttatcaattaaaatttcttgaaaaaaaagaaagttggCTTCTATTTCTGGGAGGCATTTTGACAAACAGCTTATTGCCATACATAAGAATTTGAAAGTTAGCATTCTAAGGTTACTCCATTATTTGGCATATACAACCACATGAATCCCATCATTAAACCTCTAACAAACTTCCAATATTCAGAATTAAATCAACTATGAATTTTAATCTATCCCCTTCATTTCTAGCATGTTCTCTAAGCTCAATAACAACTcccaacttaaaaaaaaaataataatgccaaggagatcatcaacaCCAACAACATCTAGAATAACTTTACAATAATCAAATCATTTATGGATGGCACAAGATTCAGCAAGATttgaaaggagaaaaagaaagctAAAAGAAGTGAGGAATTAAACACACCAAATCAGATAATTCTTCAAGCTAATTAGTTTCCAACATACCTACAAATTTTCCTCGATCGTAAGGCAGATAAGCTTGAGAAATTTCCAAATCTTAGCCAGGATCCACCCAAGAAAAAACCTCTTTCCTAAATGCTCTCTTAACGTAAGAGGAGATTTCTCTAGCTATAGGTATTGCTATGGTAAAATCAGAAATTATCAAGTTGCCTTTCTACAATGACAactacaataaataataatgggtTAGGGTTGAATCTACAGTATTGCAAGgccttaaaaagaaaaatagaaggtATTATGGAAGTGGTGTGAATTAAATAAGGGATACATGGAATGTGgtagaaggaaaaaaaaggaaatatatctTTATGGATGGAAACACCACTGGAAATAAACATTTCATGAGTCTCAAGATAAAATTGACTTCAACTCTTCTTATCATGTGGGTAaccaataaaaacacaaataacaacTTCAGGGAACAAATTTATTAGTTGGTGTTAGTCGAAGGTAAGCATAACATAAGTACTTGAAAACTCATAAATGGTTGTAATTAGGTGATaggttaaataaaattttcataggGGGTTTTGCCTTTTAGTAAAGAGATAGGAGTTCGATTAATAAGAtgtaaaacagtaaaaaaaaaaaatttagttatattACCCTTGAAGCATCAAAGCTCGAGCCACATTCAAAATATGTCTATTGTTAATTTAGCCATCAACTAAAATTTTTTGAGCAACTCACTAGCTCATTTTTCTTAGACATCAAATGCACCCAAAAAAGCTTGACTATAATCATCcacaattgtgaaaaaaataatgagcaCCAATTAGAGATTGCAATTGATAAGCACATATATACCATAATAAATCAGTTGATCCCAATTTCTATTATTGCTAGCAGGAAAGAAATCATGAGTTTGTTTAGCATGATAACAAACATGGCAATTGGAACTAGTCTTATATTTTGAACTATTTTTAGGAACAACGGAGATTAAAGAGAAGTTTTGACTCAGGTGCTTGCTAGTACTTTGTACACATTCACCCCGTCAAATGGTTTACCCAAACCAATCGAGATCCTTGAAAAGGGTTATGTATCGTACAATATTGCTTATTGAATGTCATCAGGCGTTGCTTTGTATAAACTGACTGCACCATAGAAATTAAATATGCAATACAAATGAGGGACACATAGAACATTGTTAACTACAAATTCAAGTCCTAAGACAACTAAGGCGCCCTTGATGGCTAAAGTTTTATTACAGTTGGGAATATTGAAAGGAGAGGATATAATATTCTCAAGATTTATCAATAAATAGAGACGCAATGTCATGTGTTGAGACATACTAGCCATGAAAGAGTAAGTTCTTCTTTATTTGAAAGCTTATTTATAGCATAAGAGAGGGTGAACAAGATTTATAAGTTGTTGAGTTTTCTCTAAAGCTAACCTAGGAACATTCATGGTTGCTACACTTGCGGTAGCATTTTTGAGCATGATGATTTTTGCTTGGGACTTGAGCAGCAAGTGCAGTTGCCTCATTTATTCTAGTACAGTCTCCACTTCGACAACCCTTGCCATGCTCACACCTTGGGTAGCTTGAAGAGCATAGCAAATGCTAATGTCGTGATTTGGTCATCCGTAGTtggtataaaaattttgaatgctGTGGTTGTTGAGGAAGATAAAGATATAGAAGGAGACTTAAAAGAAGACTAGGTTAACGAGGGTTGTCTAATGGGCTTAAATAATATGGCCATCAAGGGTTGGTTGTCTTGATGGTTTTCTTCTCAACATTCCATCAGTGCTCGACATGCTAAAGAGTTTTAGGGGTTTTGAAATGTGGACCATGCTCTGGTACCATGCAAAGAAAATaggtggcctcaatatttttctCTGCTATATTGCAGATAATGGTGGTATATATACAAGCACAAGTTTATGTGGCTTGTAGAACAAGTAACAAGATATacacaatgtttttttttacataaataattacataattatcTCCTAATTCATCATCCAACAGGAAAAGAATGCTTAtggttattattgttgttgtttttaatttttttatatataaattatcaaagaatatgtagttttagttttgacattaaaaaaaaagcacaaaccCAATTTGAGACCCAATTGGTTCATTGATCCGACTACCGAATCATCGGTTCAACTGTCAGTTTTTTCAATTCCAGATTTTCTACCACACAAGTACATAAATTTTAATGGGAGATGTAGTTATGCAAGACAAAAGTATGCAAAAAGACCAACTCATCCAAAGCCCAAATGagtaattacaaaattttaactGTTATATAAGCCATTAGAAACCAATATCATGAGGTCACGTATCACAAACACGGGCCCGGGTTCGGCCCACCACGAAACGAAACAAAAACAGACTTGCCCACCTGGTATTCACGCGGGTCATTACCATCATGAACCCAACCGAGCTGGACCACTACCAATCCAACTCAGCAAATCCCCCACCACCCCCTTCCCTTAACCGCCACGTGTCGGTTTACGGCTCAAATCCCACCGCCTATAGCCCGCCGCCCAGTTCCTTTTGTCCGTTTCCGATTATTTTTAGCACTTCTCATCCACGAAGCCATCTCCTTCCTCTCGAACCGCTCCTTCGTGTTCCCCCTCGTTCTCGCCCTCGATCCCGAAACCCGATCATCGGAGCTCCCAATCTCTAGGGTTTCCGGCGATGGCCTCCTCGTCTCCGATGGGGACGCCGGTGGTGGCGGCTGTGGCGGTGGCCGCCTTCCGGAGCGCTTCCAATTGGTGGGACGATGTTAACCACTCCCTTCTTTGGCAGGACCGCATCTTCCACGCCCTTGCTGCTCTCTATGGCCTTGTCTCCGTCGTCGCGCTGGTAATTCTTTCTGATCCGTTTGTTTCTTCGATTTAGGGTTTCTGAGATTCTTGCTTGAGTTGGAGAAGTAATACCGGGATTCTTTTTTCATTGGCAGATCCAATTGGTTAGGATTGAATGCAGAGTTCCGGAATATGGGTGGACGACGCAGAAGGTGTTCCACTTCCTGAATTTTCTCGTTAATGGAGGTTGGTtttttgtggttgattggattcgtggaattgagtttttgttatgaattttgtgttttttttccttttgtgcaGTTCGATCGGTTGTGTTTGTGTTCCGTAGAAATTTGCAGCAGTTTGAGCCGGTTGGTTTCTTAACCTTTGGagcttgatgttttttttttatggtgttttgttttagggtttttttatgatgattgtggttggttttgtttttgtagatATTTCAACATGTGCTACTAGATTTGCCGGGCTTGGCGTTCTTCACGACTTATGCTTTGTTAGTGTTGTTCTGGGCTGAGATATATTATCAGGTTTGAagttctctctttttctctttcttttactttttggttctttatattcattttttatcagGAAGCTCTTATGtgtttgataatttattttctgaatgtatGGCAGGCACGGGCAGTATCCACGGATAGATTAAGGCCAAGCTTTTATACAATTAATGGAGTGGTTTATGTTATTCAGGTGAGctcttgtttgatatatttggTAATGAAATCAGGAATCTGGAGTGATGGTGCttatgttattgtttacatCATTATTAATGGAAAAGTGAATGATGCTTATTTCCTTCTGATGTACAATGGCAGTGTCCACGTTGGGAGCTCAATAAAAACTTTtcctattttaattttgaatgttgTAGCtttatgattgaaaatttgaacTACATTATTACTTGGAAAACCAATTTGTGGCCATGTGATGGATATAAGACAGTGGAAACAAGCGGATGAAGGATTCACATCCTTTTGATATTCTATCAACCAAAATCTGGAAATGCTTCCATTAGTATCCTCTCCTCACAGTGGCAAAAATGTTACTATCTTTTGAAAAATTCTTTTTGCCTTTTCTTTCCGCAACATTGCCATCACTTAATGTTGTTGCTCCCATAAACATGGTTTATGCAAACTGATACAATACTTATACCCTATAGGCTATAAGTGATATATGATTTTATCAATATCCCAAGATCCCTATTAGTAGCCTGATTCTTTGATTCTTATTTACTGCTAAGGAGTTTGTTGAATTTCTCTCCATTTTATCATTTTAGGGAAAAATCAACCTTTATTAGGATATTTATGGTAAATAATGCTTGAAAAGATGTTGACCTGAAAGGTACCAAGGTAGGTTGAAGAATGGGAGTTATCATGTCGCACATAAGTATGGCTGCCATTACTATCACTAGCTTTAGAACTGAAGCGTTCTGTCAATGTCTGCTCTTGAGAAAAACTTATTAAGCCCAAGTCATTTACTTTCTCTTAGATTCTTTTGAGTGGTTAAGGCATCTAGCTCCATTTTTAAGGTTCTTAACTTGTTATTGCTACTGAAGACTTGTGGTACTTCTTCTTTGCACTCCACTAGTAAAGGATCCAATAGCGCATGTCTAGGAAAAAAATTCTAAGAGCCCCTCTTAGAAAATATTCAATGGGTCATTCTACCATGCAAGTGTCGTTTTTAGATTAGTAAACTATTTGTTCGAAATTAATAATgtaaacttattattatttagttgacTAATCTCAGAATGACCCATTTATGATGTAATGACCATCTAAATATTTTGTAAGAGGAGCTCCTCATTGAATATGTGTCCTATAAGATGGTCATGCTAAAGAAAATATGTTGGTTTTTGTATATTAGGAATATGTAATGGAAAGAATATTTGAAAAGAATTTGAGCTGAAAGGTTCTAAAGATTTTTTAGAGAGTTTATTTTTTGTGCCATCCCATCTTATATGATCGTATAAGTGCCATGGCAATTAGTatcttgaaaaattaaaaaaattgtctcTCGGACCATTTGTCAACACATTTTGATCTTATGGAGTGCTTAAGATATCTATTGCGATTCTCGAGGTTCTTGCATTGCAACTGACTTGAAGAAGTTTCACTTTAGATTTTCCTCAAGTTAAGGAACCAACAGTGACTGACATATTGTACTAACTGGAGAGGATATGGGAGCATATTGGGAGCATGTTGGTTGGGGAATCTCTGACAGGGATTCAAACTAAAAGTTTTTGATGGGCAGTTTTTTATGTAAATTGCCTCTCAAGAAGGTTTGAAAGGAAATTCAGCTTGCAAACATAACTCAAATAAGATGAATGTGGCTCTGCTTTCAGATGGTCCAGATTAAATGTAGCTGTAAGCTATCAGTTCCCTTGGAGGTTGAGTCTTCCTCATTGAATCAGATCTGCTCATACAAGCTCTAGATACAGTTCGTTGGCTTCCTTTTTCCGCATTATTTCATTTTAGttcctttttctctcatttgcTCTTATGCTTAAGAGATGCCAATAAAAGCAGATACGGTGGTGGGATGTTTAAAAACCTTGTAAGGTTAATGCCAAAGTGCTTGAATGCATTTTGTTCTTTTAAACTTTTTCCTGGTATTTTGGCAAAGGGTGTTACCTATCTATTCATCTCATTTGTTCATCCTGTGACATACTGTAAGGAGGCATAACCATATGTAGCTTTGAAAGCCTTCATTGGCTTTCTGTAAGGTCTGAGGGTGAATGTGTACCATTAATTctgtttatgtttattttgacCAAAGTCAAATAAGCCTCTtgttactaataaaaaattgtatcCTTGTTTGAGGTAAAAAATTGTCACAAATCAACTGGTGAAAAGATTTTTCTGCCAcaaatcttcttctttttcaactGCATGATACCCTCTTGGGTTGCACACTCTAGGTTACTTCTTtgtggtcttcttcttcttcaactgcATGGTGCCCTCTTGGGTCACACACTCTAGGTTACTTCTTTGTGGTCTTTGCAAGATATTAGAAACTGAATTTTCCCTGCTGAATATTGTGTAGTGTCCTCTCTGatctattttattgtgttttttggGGGCTGAATATGCTGTACGTGCCTAGAACGTGCAATAATTCTTGTTGTTTTGATATATGAAAGTTAGTTTTCTGCTCCTCATATTGTTGTATTGATCTTAAAATGATATTGGTTGATCTTCGCTTTTCTCAACCACATATTAaatctctctctcgctctctctcgcGTGTGTGCACGCGTGCATGAGCGTGGTCTCGCTCTCTATGTAGATACTGTTGTTGTTATATTGTCCTATTGACCTTAAAACAGATATCAGCTTGGATGTTTGTTTTCTGATGTACTTAGCAAGTTCCCTGAGTCATCAGTTTACCAACCTTTAGTTTTCTTGTCCTCAAATggcatttttaattaataaacatcTCCTGCCAGATCTTGAATttatatgcatgttttacacTTGCTTAGtcagaggaaaaaaataaatcaaaactccCGAAGGACTGTATGAACAAACAGTATAGTTGCACATGTGcaggttttttattttgttcaatgTCATCCTTGTAAAGCCTTTCTCTGCCCTAATATCACTGGTCAATAGAATCTTAAATAAAATACTAGTGCTGTATCAAAGTAATGTAATATGTAAAGACACTGTACAAAGACCTAGTGAGTTATGTGAGTTGGACTTCAAGTTATAAGGTTTGTTTATTCGATGGTCTTTGATCAGCTAATCTATATCTGCAACTTTAACTGAAAGTTTATGTATTATAAGATGGGAAACAATAAGTCCATTTTATATCGTTCTTAGAACTAAAATATCTTTGTGGTAAATTGCCTTCACCTTTCCAAATGTGTCTGAGACCTTATATAATTCAGTACTTTATCTCCTATTATcacatttcatattttcttgtgggtaatatttaaaattacatttttgacCATGTATTGTAATTGCTCAAAAGAGCAAAATCTATTTATGCTATGTATATTTAACAACTAATACACAATTAAAATTTCGTATATctggtttatttatattttttgcatgtGTGAATATGGGCAAGTTACTTTGACATTTACATTACACATTTTCTTGTggaaataacttttcttttgtgACTCACATCTTAAATTTTTATCACAGTTGGCTTTGTGGTTGCTTTTATGGTGGAAGCCTGTCCCACCTGTGATTGTCCTTTCTAAGATTTTCTTTGCTGGTCAGTATTTGATCATTGAAAATTGATTTTCCCCTTCACTTTAGTAGATGGAgtacataataaataatacttaTGCAAATTCTTATTTACAGGTGTTTCATTGTTTGCTGCCCTTGGGTTTCTTCTGTATGGAGGGAGGTGGGTTTTGATTGGTTTCCTATACTAACTAGTTCACTGCATCTAAAGTTATTTTGCTGTATATGTAAATAGATTGTTTGGTCCATCTTAAATATAAGTGTATGACCAAAATTAGGACTTTCTTGTCATGTGCTTGCATTTGAAGGATATTGCAATTATTACCTATTTCATTCACTTAGTCAATACTCTAACTGGTTCATTCTGTCTCAtgatctattaatatttttctaggTAGTGCTGCCCTGCTAGATCTGGTTCTAGCTTCACATAGAAGTTCTTCGAGAAACAATCTACATGATACTTGTCCTGgagaatatatgcatatatagaATTTTAATGAGTCACACATGGAAATATACTCTGCAAATTCGTCATTGATGTAATTCAACTGACAATAAGCTTTATGTGCTTTCTAAATTATCATCTAGCGCAATCATGCTACAGATATAcatcttgtttcttgtttttgagtatggtttttttttaatgacgtGATGACTGTAGTTAATTATGTTACTTGATTTGCAAGTTTTTAGTATATAAATATTTAGGAAGCTCCAATGTATTCATTTTGGTATATAATGTACAAGTTAATCTTctgttttttatgtaatttgcTCCAAAATTGTTTTTCTCATGATTATTTTGACCTGTTAGGCTGTTTTTGATGTTGCAAAGATTCCCTGTTGAATCCAAAGGAAGACGAAAGAAGTTGCAGGAGGTTGTTCTTGTTCTCTAATTTCTAAGCTCTTTGTTCTGTTCAGATCATGCTAATGATTCCTTTGATCTTTATTAGGTTGGCTATGTGACCACAATATGCTTCTCTTGTTTCTTGGTGAGATGTATTATGGTATGCATAAATCCTACCTCTGTTTTGAGTAGTTTTTCAAGTGCCATGTGCCTCTcataatttgtaattttgtacCTTCGTTTGACAGATGTGCTTCAACGCCTTTGACAAAGCTGCAGATCTTGATATCCTAGACCATCCAATCCTGaactttttatattacttgGTAAGTGTTCCATGTCCTTCTGTAGTGATTTCCCTTCATGATGATGGACAATTACTAAATTGACAAGCAGTAAGATTTTATTGTCTCATCTACTCCTAAAAGGACATTGCCATGCATCTTTTCTATATGAATCATTGTCTAGGTGTGTTCTGGGAATTAAAgttttttgaaattgttttggaggaaaattttttatattgattaaacTTAGTGTTAACTGGATACTGCAAATCTAGGAGAAAATAAATTACAGGTACGTATCTTTTCATTAATTGCAGTATGATACGCTCACAATGCATTTGGATCTCGTCTTCCCCGTGTTACCTTtgcttatttgaaaaaaaaagtaattacatTTAACtctacatattaatttttttttttaagttttcaatcttaatcttcttttttctttaactatattatcttttttcttatctttttaagctt contains:
- the LOC120283586 gene encoding tobamovirus multiplication protein 3-like codes for the protein MASSSPMGTPVVAAVAVAAFRSASNWWDDVNHSLLWQDRIFHALAALYGLVSVVALIQLVRIECRVPEYGWTTQKVFHFLNFLVNGVRSVVFVFRRNLQQFEPIFQHVLLDLPGLAFFTTYALLVLFWAEIYYQARAVSTDRLRPSFYTINGVVYVIQLALWLLLWWKPVPPVIVLSKIFFAGVSLFAALGFLLYGGRFQRKTKEVAGGWLCDHNMLLLFLGEMYYDVLQRL